Proteins encoded within one genomic window of Anastrepha ludens isolate Willacy chromosome 4, idAnaLude1.1, whole genome shotgun sequence:
- the LOC128860272 gene encoding cyclin-dependent kinase 1: MEDFQKIEKIGEGTYGVVYKGRNRVTGQIVAMKKIRLESDDEGIPSTAIREISLLRELKHPNIVCLEDVLMEENRLYLIFEFLSMDLKKYMDTLPPGKPMETELVRSYLYQITSAILFCHRRRVLHRDLKPQNLLIDKQGVIKVADFGLGRSFGIPVRIYTHEIVTLWYRAPEVLLGSQRYSCPVDVWSIGCIFAEMSTRKPLFQGDSEIDQLFRIFRILKTPTEETWPGVTTLPDYKSTFPCWSTNQLTNQLKNLNDRGIDLIQKMLIYDPVHRISAKDILEHPYFDGFKLKIKNNEN, translated from the coding sequence ATGGAAGACTTTCAGAAAATAGAAAAGATTGGTGAAGGCACATACGGCGTGGTTTATAAGGGCCGCAATCGTGTAACAGGACAAATAGTAGCGATGAAAAAAATTCGCCTGGAGTCGGACGATGAAGGAATACCATCGACAGCCATAAGGGAGATATCGCTGTTAAGAGAGCTGAAGCATCCAAACATTGTATGTTTGGAAGATGTTCTAATGGAAGAGAACAGGTTATACCTAATCTTTGAATTCTTATCCATGGATTTAAAGAAATATATGGATACGTTGCCGCCAGGAAAACCAATGGAAACTGAGTTGGTGCGGAGTTATTTGTATCAAATAACAAGTGCTATTTTATTCTGTCACCGACGTAGAGTTCTTCATCGAGATCTGAAGCCTCAAAATTTGCTTATAGATAAGCAGGGTGTAATAAAGGTAGCGGACTTTGGACTTGGTCGTTCTTTTGGTATCCCAGTTCGCATCTACACCCATGAAATTGTTACTCTTTGGTACAGAGCACCAGAAGTTTTATTGGGTTCACAACGATACTCTTGTCCAGTGGACGtttggtccattggttgcatATTCGCTGAAATGTCTACAAGGAAACCACTTTTTCAAGGCGACTCAGAAATTGACCAACTTTTCCGGATATTCAGAATTTTAAAGACACCAACTGAGGAAACGTGGCCTGGAGTAACAACATTACCAGATTATAAAAGTACCTTTCCATGTTGGTCGACAAATCAGCTTACTAACcagttaaaaaatttgaatgaccGAGGCATAGACTTGATTCAGAAAATGCTCATTTATGATCCTGTGCATCGTATTTCTGCTAAAGACATTCTTGAGCATCCATATTTTGACGGGTTtaagttgaaaattaaaaacaatgaaaattag